The genomic segment TTATTTGTCACTGTTTCAAATGAATACAACAAGAAAGAAGTGCTTCTTAGCATACTAAGTGTCTTCATCAAGAACATTAGGGAGCAGGACAAGACGGTGGAACAATTAGTTGACATGGTCAAACACGAATTGAAGTACAAGTATTTGATTGTCATGGATGATGTTTGGCAAAATGAAGTTTGGGAGgatatcaaaaaatttttaccCGACAACAGCAAGGGCAGCAGGGTATTAGTGACTACTCGAATCGAGTCTGTGGCCAACTATGTTGCAACAAAGACTAAACCATATAAATTGCGGCTTATGTTTACAGAAGAGGCTGAAGAATTACTGAGGACCAAGGTTTTCGACGAAAATACATGTCCAGAGGAACTGGAATCCATTGAAAAGAAGATTCTCGCTAAGTGTGACAGGCTACCACTGGCAATAGTGGTAACAGCTGGTATTCTTAGGAATCATCCAAAAGATCTTACATGGTGGGAAGATGTGCTTAACGGTGTAGCTGAGTTAGTTGATAATAACCACCAAAAAAGGATTGATGAATTAATAAGACGGAGTTATGATAACTTGCCTGACATACTCAAATCGTGTTTTCTCTACCTTGGTGTCTTCCCTGAAGACTTGGAGATCCCCGTGTCGAAATTGTTGCAATTGTGGATCGCTGAGGGGTTTATTCCCCAATCTGAGAGAGCAAGCATGGAAAAAATAGCAGAGTTATGTTTGAGGGAGTTGGTTGGCAGGAATTTAGTGATGGTGCGAAGGAGAACTTTAAGTGGTCGGATTAAGACATGTATAATCCATGACACACTGCGTGACTTCTGCAAGAAGATGGCCAAAGCAGAAAATCTTTTCCAACAAGTTCACGTGGACACCAATTCATCTTCTGGCCGTCGCCTTACCTGTATTAACTCTTACTTCCAAGAATACGTTCAAAAAGAACAGCCTGCGGAGAAAGTCCGCTCATTCTTGAGCTTTGGGGAAGAAACTACGTTGAGGAAGGATCTTTGCTCAAATATATGTAAGCACTTCAAACTACTCCGAGTGTTGGATATTTTATCTGTCAAGCTTCCTGGTCGTTTTCCGGCCCAACTACCTAACCTTGTTCTCCTAAAGTTCATTGCCATCTGTTGTGAGCTCCAAATCCTTCCCAAAAAGATGTCCAGCCTGGTAAACTTGCAAACTCTTATCGTTTACACAACCCACCCGACCCTCAGAATAGAAGCTGACATTTGGGGAATGACAAAGCTAAGGCATTTGCGTACCAATACCTCCACATTCTTGCCTGAGTGTTCAAGGCAATGCTCTAGCAGTGAAAACCTACAAACTCTATCTACTGTTGCACCTGAATGTCTCACAAATGATGTGCTTGAGAGGACTAAGAAACTCAAGAAGCTTGGTATACGTGGGAACTTGGGCACTCTTGTGAAGGCCAATGGT from the Coffea arabica cultivar ET-39 chromosome 11e, Coffea Arabica ET-39 HiFi, whole genome shotgun sequence genome contains:
- the LOC113719412 gene encoding putative late blight resistance protein homolog R1A-10: MEQAIQVSVGFALQNLLQLIDENRRLISDNYEKITDLQADVRLLKVFMAEYTANYRNSKPLTELADEIRSRVFEVEDLMETYIAEEMHYQGKNIFKKAVRAREHLSNLRILGETVQKLSAKVKKTNEDNKEIGLHLVALEELSRESSRRSSMSEENQTGGNQEPDRIIGFEDAADNVLELLGGKKLVQGKSDGEEQSNSDAEQHSESKELEIASIHGMLGLGKTTLARKVLNDLRIEYHFFTRLFVTVSNEYNKKEVLLSILSVFIKNIREQDKTVEQLVDMVKHELKYKYLIVMDDVWQNEVWEDIKKFLPDNSKGSRVLVTTRIESVANYVATKTKPYKLRLMFTEEAEELLRTKVFDENTCPEELESIEKKILAKCDRLPLAIVVTAGILRNHPKDLTWWEDVLNGVAELVDNNHQKRIDELIRRSYDNLPDILKSCFLYLGVFPEDLEIPVSKLLQLWIAEGFIPQSERASMEKIAELCLRELVGRNLVMVRRRTLSGRIKTCIIHDTLRDFCKKMAKAENLFQQVHVDTNSSSGRRLTCINSYFQEYVQKEQPAEKVRSFLSFGEETTLRKDLCSNICKHFKLLRVLDILSVKLPGRFPAQLPNLVLLKFIAICCELQILPKKMSSLVNLQTLIVYTTHPTLRIEADIWGMTKLRHLRTNTSTFLPECSRQCSSSENLQTLSTVAPECLTNDVLERTKKLKKLGIRGNLGTLVKANGESRLFDMLCELVSLENLKLRNDDVTSRLLALPPAHKFPARLTRLSLQDTSLDWQIHMPILGKLRFLEVLKLKDNAFMGEDWQTEGGGFRCLKVLFIGSTNLKSWDAKATNFPQLRCLVLKQCKKLVRIPYDFVYMKHLEMIDLEYAKDSVISSARRIVQQQLMEIIARPNENKTTPIKLTVYPPE